TATCCGCAAGAAGTCCATCCCTATATACACAGTGCaagtgtcatatatatatacatgtacatgTGCGTTGTGTGTGTGCATGTGCCCAATAGGAAGACAATTAAAGAGAGAGATACCTTTAGGACTTTCCTCATAAAATCAGCGGTGAGTTCGGCGCAATACGTCATATCAATCCATGTCATGGAGTTTAATGACTTATCCAAGTCTGGAACCTCAGTGAGTGCATGTGAATCACGTACATTTAGCTCTCTTATATTCGACATTTTCGAAAAATTTGGCATTGTTATCAAACGATAGCAACGAGACGCATccagaaatttcaaatttgttggTAAACCATAGATTGTATGAAGGTTATGGCAGTAACCTAACCACAAAttttcaagctttgaaagacCACTGAGGCTGGGTAGGGTATGAAAATCATTAGATGAGAGATCTAAATTTCTTAAAAAGTCTAAGCTGAGTAACGAATCGGGAAATTGCAAATGAGTGAGATTCGTCAATCCTAGAGATAAATGAGTGAGATTCTTCAATCTTACTGTGGAACGCGGTACTTGTCTTATGGCTGTCTCATATGCTTTAAGTACTCTCAATGATATCATATTCCCTAAATCCTCGGACAGTTCACTGAATTGCCCACAAAAATCAAGAACAAGAGTCTGAACGGATTTGGACCTGTAGAAATCCCCAGGAAGAGAAATAAGATTCTTGCAGCCTGTGAGGTTCACCAAAGAAAGTTTTTTAAGATGACCAATGGAGGGGTGAATCTCGGACAAACTCTCACACCATTCCaatatcaactcttcaagactTGGGAGATTTGATAAGTCTGGTGATTTTTCTAAGTCAGAGCAACCACTGAAATCAAGGATTTTCAAGTTTTTAAGCGACTGTTGCACAAAatccaagaaaaattaaaattaatatccAAAAGGAATAtctcataaaataaataaataaagagagaaggaaatccaaaaacaaatagaAACTTAACATCATCATGTGTAATCGATTGTACCTTCGAGCCCTCCCAAACTTGTACCAGTTTGCTATACTTTATCTCTAAAATAACTAGTCTTGGTTGATCAAAGAAGTCATCTGGTATGGACTTTAAAGGGCATTCATTCCAACACAACCATATTAACTCTTTGGGGAGATGTTTGTATTCTCCATTGAGTTGCACGTTGTAGAGCTGGAGCAGTCTCAGTTTCTTCATATTGGCAAATGCTTCTGTACTGATACTTGGAGACAGAAGATCAGGGAAACCTACAACAAGTCCTTCAACTTCTTTAGTTCCCTGTTAACAACACATTATACTGGGTAAGAAAAGGATTATGTGCATCTATTTTACGTGATTTTGCTAATTGAGCTTCTTAATGCGAATACATATATTTAcacataaaggtcgtacccagtgcacaaggctcccgctttacgcagggtctgggagaggtgaatgtcggctagccttacccccatttatggagaggctgctcccaagtctcgaacccgagacctaccgctcatgggcgaaggcacttgccatcgcaccaagtgcgacctctgaaTACATATATTTACACATAAATGTTTTTAATGTATGACAGCTATACGTGGGTTACATATTTGCTTTTCTTGTACGATGCATTAATACAAAATTTTATAGGGAATGTACTTACAGATTTATCTCTCAATACATCAGTGACCTCCTGCTGGTTCCACAACCTACTCCATTCTCCAGGGTGACGAGGggatttttcagaaatgattaATTTGGCCATTTCTCGAAGCAAATCATGTATATTCAACTTGTTGTCTTCAACAGTTATAAGGCATCATTCACGAAGGACACTCATTCCTATTGTCGCAAAAAAGTCACATCCATCTAATATTTTTGTGACATAGTCATTATCCCATCCAATGAAGAAACAAGATATGTCAAGGAATATAGCCTTCTGTTTATCATCTAGCCCTTCAAAGCTTATTCTTAGTCGTTGTATTATTTCTCCTTCAGGAgttgttttcaattttaccaATTGATTTTCCCACTCTGCTATGGTTCTTCCAATTAAAAAAGTGCCTAAAACTTCAAGTGCTAGTGGCAAACCTCCACAGTAAGAAACGATCTTCCTTGAGAGTTCAAGATATCCTTCATTAGGCCAACAATTTCTAAAGGCATGCCAACTAAAGAGCTCcagagcttcttcttcattcatTTTATGAAGCGGATATATCTTGTCCACTCCAACTTGGCGTAGTAAATGTTCATCTCGTGTCGTTATGATAATTCTACTTCCTAAGCCAAACCAATCACAATTTCCAGCTATTGCATTTAGTTGTTTCATTTTGTCTACATTGTCAATAATGACAAGTACGCTTCTACGTTGGAGATGATATTTTATCAGGCCGATACCTTCATCAACACTGGTTATCTCAGGCTTGGTCTGTTTCAAGATGTCAGAAACAAGTTTTTTTTGCGAAACAACCAGATCTTTTTCACTAACGTTGTCAAGGAAACTTTTGAATTGGAACTCATGATGAATTTTGTTATAAATGGCTTTGGCAGCTGTTGTTTTACCCAATCCACCCATCCCCCAAATTCCAACCATGCGAACATCATCTGATCCACCACTTGAAAGATAACTGATAATATCTTGAACGCGAGAATTGATTCCAACCAGGTGATTGGCCACATGTAATTTGTTTGCTCTCCGAAGCCATTCCGGAATAATCTTGTCAACAATTTCTCTAATACGCTGTGCTTCGCAACTGAAAATTGAATTGGCAAGCTTAGTAAGCTCAGTAGGAGCTATTAGTACACAAACAATTTTCTTTccttcgtgtgtgtgtgtgtgtgtgtgtgtgtgtgtgtgtatacacacTAACTAGCTACTAGCTAGTATGTGAGTTTGTGATCAACttcaataaaagaaacaaattcaTTCACTgatatattaaagtttggtgtaTCAATTAAACTCATTATGGTTTAGATTTTAGAAGaaattggagaaatggtccaTGAACTATGATCGAATTGTAGCTTTGGTTCttaaactaaaaattcattaaatctCGTCCCTgaacttaacaaaatatggaACATTGGTCCCTCCATGTTAACACCGTAAGATTTTCTGTTAATTTGATAACGTCGTCTTTGTGGGCTccatatttttgtttattagaTGCCACGTTGcttgaaaattcaaataaaagaaaataaatacaagCATTgagaaacaaagagaaaaaaaaatactttaaattataaAAGTTAACTCTCTCCCATCCTCCCTTCCGCCTCACCTTCTCCAAACCCCAGCCACACCATTGTAGCACTTTCCCAACagccaaaacaaaagaaaagttcCTCATCCAAATTTGGAACACACCTCACCTTGCAAACGACTTCACAATGACATTCATCTACGCTGTCTCGAAAGGTAAGATTCAAGAAATTTGTGGGATGCGGGTTCGGGGTTCGGGTGAAGGCTGTGGTCCGTGGGCTAAAGGTTGGGGTCGGCTGGGGAGTGGGGATTAGGGATTGGGGGTTGGAAGTGGGAGGTTGACGGGGTGGGAATCAACGATTGAAGGTGAAGGGGTGGGCTGCGAGCCTGCGAGTGTTGGTGGGATGAGGTAGGCctgcaattatatatatatatgtatgtatgtatgtatgtatgtatgtatgtatatatatatgtatgtatgtatatatgtatatatatgtatgtatatataatataggtGAAACTAACATGTAAAGTTGTAAACACTTTTAACTAAAACTGAAAGGAATTGGTTACGAAGGACTAACGCTCCATATTTTATCAAGTTCAAGGACAAaatataatgaaattttagtttaGGAACCAAAGCTACAATTTTCCTCTAGATTTGATATGAGATTTAAG
This is a stretch of genomic DNA from Malus domestica chromosome 02, GDT2T_hap1. It encodes these proteins:
- the LOC108170050 gene encoding disease resistance protein RUN1-like gives rise to the protein MAKLIISEKSPRHPGEWSRLWNQQEVTDVLRDKSGTKEVEGLVVGFPDLLSPSISTEAFANMKKLRLLQLYNVQLNGEYKHLPKELIWLCWNECPLKSIPDDFFDQPRLVILEIKYSKLVQVWEGSKSLKNLKILDFSGCSDLEKSPDLSNLPSLEELILEWCESLSEIHPSIGHLKKLSLVNLTGCKNLISLPGDFYRSKSVQTLVLDFCGQFSELSEDLGNMISLRVLKAYETAIRQVPRSTVRLKNLTHLSLGLTNLTHLQFPDSLLSLDFLRNLDLSSNDFHTLPSLSGLSKLENLWLGYCHNLHTIYGLPTNLKFLDASRCYRLITMPNFSKMSNIRELNVRDSHALTEVPDLDKSLNSMTWIDMTYCAELTADFMRKVLKGWTSCGYGGIFLNGNYVPDWFEFVNDGNKITFDIPPSDGCNFEGLTLLCFYCSSPSQFGPYIRCKDSHPLARIDINNTKRTELRTCISKEDWVIKMRDCYAKKRKNLMRDVVYKECFLWQGQISNDKLNLQSGDTVDITFEMPEPYVTLDNVTIKGTGVNLVWDKPMKENEHDFDGDGGFLIQRHNQGGDASSSSHV